CGCTGCTCGCCGCCCAGAGCGACATCGACGTGGTGGGCGAGGCCCCCGACGGCGCGCAGGGCGTCGAGCTGAGCCGGCGCACGCATCCCGACGTCGTCCTGATGGATGTGCGGATGCCCGAGATGGACGGCCTGGAGGCCGCGCGCCGGCTGCTCACGCCGCCGCCGGGGGTGACCCACCGGCCGCGCGTCCTGATGCTCACCACCTTCGACGTCGACGACTACGTGTACGAGGCGCTGCGGGCCGGCGCGAGCGGCTTCCTGCTGAAGGACGCGCCGCCGGCCGACCTCATCGCGGCGGTCCGCGTCGTGGCCTCGGGCGACGCGCTGCTCGCCCCCTCCGTGACGCGCCGCCTCATCGCGGACTTCGCCAAGCAGCGTCCCGCCGCCCGGGGCAGGCCCGCGCAGCGGCTCAAGGGGCTGACCGAGCGCGAGACCGAGGTCCTCACCCTGGTGGCCCGCGGCCTGTCCAACACGGAGATCGCCCGGACGCTGGTGCTGGCCGAGCAGACGGTGAAGACGCACGTCAGCCGCGTCCTCACCAAGCTCGACCTGCGGGACCGGGCCCAGGCGGTGGTCTTCGCCTACGAGTCGGGGCTGGTCGCCCCGGGCGAGTAGGACCGCCCGCGTCCCCGCGTCCCCGCGCCCCTCCTCCACCCCCTACCGGGGTACTACCTCCGCATTGGCTCCCGGGTATGACGCCAGGCCGGTGGCCGTCCCCGCACTCTGTCCTCCGTCACGGGAAGCGCACGCATGGAGGAGACGGGACATGAGGCTACGCAGGGGCAAGCGGCGGCAGGCGGAGAACCGGCCGGAGGTGGACAACCGGCCGGAGACGGACGACTCGCCGGAGACCGGCGGCCGGACCGCGGTCCCCGCCGCCACGCCCGGTCTCGCCGTCGAACTGCGCGACGTCCGCCGGCAGTACGGCCGCGGGGCGGGCGCCGTGCACGCCCTCGCCGGCATCGACCTGGGGCTGCCGCGCGGCACGTTCACCGCGGTCATGGGCCCCTCCGGATCGGGGAAGTCCACCTTCCTGCAATGCGCCGCCGGGCTCGACCGGCCGACGGCGGGATCCGTGCGCCTCGGCGGCACGGAGATCACCGGCATGAGCGAGAACGAGCTCACCGAACTGCGCCGCAGCCGCCTCGGCTTCGTCTTCCAGGCGTTCAACCTGCTGCCGTCGCTGACCGTGGAGCAGAACGTGCTGCTCCCCATGCGCCTGGCCGGGCAGCGCCAGGACCGGCGCCGGGCCGAGGAGGTGCTCGCCCGGGTCGGGCTCGCCGACAAGGCCAGGCGCCGGCCCGGAGAGCTCTCCGGCGGCCAGCAGCAGCGCGTGGCCGTCGCCCGCGCCCTGATCACCGACCCCGACGTCATCTTCGCCGACGAACCCACCGGCGCCCTCGACACCGGCACCGCCGCCGAGGTCCTCGGCCTGCTGCGCAACGCCGTGGACTCCCTCGAAGCCACGGTCGTCATGGTCACCCACGACCCGGTCGCGGCCTCCTGGGCCGACCGGGTGCTGTTCCTCGCCGACGGCTCCTTCGCCGACCGCCTCGAACGCGGTTCGGCGGAGCGGATCGCGGCGCGGATGGCCGTGCTCACCTCCCGTGCCTCGCGCGCGGGCGCGCCGGTGGGGGTGACCGTATGAGGCGCCCCAACGGACTCGCCCGTGAGGCCGTCCGCTTCAAGCCCGCGTCCTTCGCGGGGACCTTCCTCGCCCTGCTGATGTCCGCACTGATCGTCTCGACCTGCGGAATCCTGCTGGAGACCGGCCTGCGCGCCTCGGTGCCGCCCGAGCGCTACGCGAACACGCCGGTCGTCGCGGCCGCGGACCAGAACGAGTACGTCGTCACCGGCAGCGGCGAGGACGAGGAGAGGGAGGCGACACCGCTGCCGGACACGGCACGGATGGACGCCGCCCTGGCGGCGAAGGTCGCCAAGGCGCCGGGCGTGGCCGCAGCCGTCGCCGACTTCACCTTCCCGGTGCGCACGGCGCACGACAGCGCGCACGACAGCGCGCACGACAGCGCGCACGACAGCGCGCACGACGGTGCGGGCGCCGGCGTGCGTGACCTGTCCGTTCCGGGCGGGGTGCTCACCGCGCACGGATGGGGCTCGCACGCCTTCACCGGCACCTCGCTGACGAGCGGTTCCGCGCCCCGTGCGGACGAGGTCGTGCTCGACGCCGGCACCGCCCGCGCCGCGCACGCCGCCGTCGGCGACACCGTGGTCCTGGAGACCGCCGCGGGCCGGCAGGACTTCCGCGTCGCCGGCCTCGCCGAGGCCGGACCCGGGGACACCGCCCGTGACCCCGGACCCCCGGCCTGGTTCGCCGACGACCGGGCCGGCACGCTCGCCGGACACCCCGGCACGGTCGACGCCGTGGCCGTACTGGCCGAGGACGGCACGGACACCGGCGCCCTCGCCGACGCCGTGCGGCAGGCCCTGGCCGGCTCCGGCGTCCAGGTCCACACCGGCGACGACCGCGGCGGCGTCGAGGACCCCGGCCTCGGGTACGCCAAGGTGACGCTCTTCGGGATCGGCGGCTCCTTCGGTGGTATCGCCGCGATCGTCGCGGTCTTCACCGCCGCCGGGACCGTCGCGCTCTCGGTCGGTCAGCGGGCCCGCGAGTTCGCCCTGCTGCGCGCCATCGGGGCCACCCCGCGGCAGGTCCGCCGCGCGGTCGCCTCCGAGGCGCTGCTCGTCGCGCCGCTCGCCGGGATCGTCGGCTGCCTGCCCGGCATCGGGCTCGCGCACTGGTGGTTCGGACAGTTGCAGGACCGCGGCGCCGTCCCGCGAGGCGTGGACCTGCACGTCTCCGGGTTCCCGCTGCTTGCCGCCGTCGTCATGGGGCTGCTCACCGCGCTCGGTGCGGGCTGGGCGGCCGGGCGGCGGCCCGCGAGGATCAAGCCGGGGCAGGCACTGTCGGAGGCCTCGGTGGAACGGCTGCGGCCCGGTGTGGTCCGTACCGTCCTCGGCGTCGTCGCCCTCGTCGGAGGCGCGGTCCTCACCGGTGTGTCCGCCCGCTCCGCCGGGGACGACGCGGCCGGTGCCGCCCTCGGCGTCGTCATGTGCTTCATGCTCGCCGTCGGGCTGCTCGGCCCGCTGGTGGCGCGGCTGTGCGCGGGGCTGTTCGGCCTCCCGCTGCGCTCCGCCGGCCCGGCCGCCGGGCTCGCGGCCGCCAACTCCCGCGCCAACGCCCGCCGTCTCGCCTCCGCGATCACCCCGATCGCGCTCGCCGTGGCCTTCTCCTCGACCCTCGTGTTCATGCACACGAGCGAGAACCACGCCGCCGACAAGCAGGTGCGCGCGGGCATCACCGCGGACCACGTGGTCACGGACCCGGCCGGCCTCCCGGTCGACACGGCCGCCCGTGCCGCCGGCGCACAGGGCGTCCGCACGGCCGTCGGACTGCTCAACACGCAGGTGCTGGTGCCGACCGGCTCCGGCGAGTTCACGTCGCTCCTCGGCGCCTCGACCCAGGGCGTCACCGGCTCCGGCGCCGAGCTCGCGGAGGTCGAGGATCTGGACGTGCGCGACGGCAGCCTCGACCGGCTCGGCGAGGGCCGTATCGCCATCGACCGGACCCTCGCGGACTCGGCGGACGCCGGCGTCGGCGACCGGCTCCCGCTCTACCTCCCCGACGGCACCGAGGTCAGCCCCGAGGTCGTCGCCGTCTACGGCCGCGGCCTCGGCCTGGCCACGGTGACCATGGACCGCGCGTCCCTGGACGGGCACGTCACCTCGGCCTTCGACAGCACGCTGCTGGTACGGGGCGGCTCGGAGAGGTCGCTCACCGCCCTGGGCGAGGTCACCGACGTCTCCGGCTACGCCACCGAGCAGAGCCTGGACGCGAGGACGGGGGCCTGGATGAACAACACCATGGCCGCGGTCCTCGGCGGCTTCGCGGCCGTCGCCGCGATCAACACCCTGGTGATGACGGTGCTGGACCGGCGCCGCGAACTGGGCACCCTGCGCCTGGTCGGCTCCACCCGGCGTCAGGTGATGACGATGCTCCGCTGGGAGGGCCTGCTGGTGGCCGTGGTGGGCCTGGTCCTCGGCTCCGCGATCGCCGCGGCCACGCTCATCCCGATGATGAGCGGCGTCACCGGCGACGCCCCGTACGTGCCCCCGCTGCTGTTCGGCTCCTTCGCGGTCGCCGCAGGCGGCCTGGCCCTCCTCGCGGTCACCCTCCCGGCCCGTGCGGTACTGCGCCGCCGGCCGTAGCCGCGCGGCCGACGCCGTTCTTCGGCCGCGCGGGCGACCACGTCGCGCGCGCAGCCGAAGAACCGACCGTCTCCACCCCCTCCGGAGGCGTGTCAGAGGCCCGCCGCCTCCGACACGTCCCTCTTCAACGCCGCCAGCAGGCCGGCCGCACGCTCCCGCGCCGACCGCAGGTCGTCCCGGGAGCCGACCGGTACGACGGCCTCCAGGTAGCACTTCAGCTTCGGCTCCGTCCCACTCGGGCGGACGATCACCCGCGCACCGTCCATCACGTAGCGCAACCCGTCCGTCGGGGGGAGCCGGTCGGTGCCGCGGGTCAGGTCCTCCGCGGCGGTCACCGTGAGGCCCGCGAGCCGCACCGGCGGGTGCTCGCGCAGGCGGCGCATCGCGTCGGCGATGACGGACAGGTCCTCCACCCGTACCGACAACTGGTCCGTCGCGTGCAGGCCGTGCTCGACGGCGAGGTCGTCGAGGAGGTCGAGCAGTGTGCGCCCCTCGGACTTCAGGCCGGACGCCAGTTCGGTCAGCAGCAGTGCCGCCGTGATGCCGTCCTTGTCGCGCACCCCCTCCGGGTCGACGCAGTAGCCGAGCGCCTCCTCGTAGCCGTACCGCAGACCCTCCACGCGGGCGATCCACTTGAAGCCGGTGAGCGTCTCCTCGTAGCCCAGTCCCGCCGACTCGGCGATCCGGCCGAGGAGGGAGGAGGAGACGATGGACTCCGCGAACGTGCCGGTCGTCCCGCGCCGGACCAGGTGCGCGGCGAGCAGCGCGCCGACCTCGTCGCCGCGCAGCATCCGCCACTCGCCGCCGTCCCGCACGGCGGCGGCGCACCGGTCGGCGTCCGGGTCGTTGGCGATGATCAGATCGGGGTCGGCCTCCCGTGCCGTCGCGAACGCCAGGTCCATCGCGCCCGGCTCCTCCGGGTTGGGGAAGGCGACGGTCGGGAAGTCCGGGTCCGGCTCCGCCTGCGCGGGGACCAGCACGGGCGTGGGGAAGCCGGCCCGGGCGAACGCGGCGAGGAGCGTGTCCTTGCCGACGCCGTGCATCGCCGTGTAGACCGTGCGGGCGGTGCGCGGCGAGCCGGGGGCGAGGACGGCGTCCGTACGGGCGAGGTAGGCGTCGAGGACGGAGTCGTCGAGGATCTCCCAGCCGGAGTCCGGGCGGGGCACGTCCGCCAGGGCGGCGATCGCGTCGATCTCGGCGGCGATCTCCGCGTCCGCCGGCGGCACGATCTGCGAGCCGTCCCCCAGGTACACCTTGTAGCCGTTGTCCCGGGGCGGGTTGTGGCTCGCGGTGACCTCGACGCCGGCCACCGCGCCGAGGTGCCGGATGGCGAAGGCGAGGACGGGGGTGGGCAGCGGGCGGGGGAGGACCGCCGCGCGCAGGCCCGCGCCGGTCATCACGGCGGCGGTGTCGCGGGCGAAGTCGGCGGACTTGTGGCGGGCGTCGTAGCCGATGACGACGAGGCCGGCGTCGTCCTGCGTGCCGTGGGGGACGCCGTTCTTCTTCAGGTACGCGGCGAGGCCGGCGGCGGCGCGGATGACGACGGCGCGGTTCATGCGCTGGGGGCCGGCGCCGAGTTCGCCCCTCAGGCCGGCGGTGCCGAACTGGAGGGTGCCGGAGAAGCGGGCGGTGAGTTCGGGGAGGTCGGGGGTTTCGAGGAGGGCGGCGAGTTCCTCGCGGGTGTCCGGGTCGGGGTCCTCCGCGAGCCAGGCCTTGGCCTTGGCGAGGAGATCGTCGTCGTGCACGGGTCAGCCTCTCTCGTTGTGGTGAGGGGTGGGGCGCCTGTGGGTTTTCTCGCCCCCGCCGCCCCTACCCTTCCCGTCCCGGGGGCTCCGCCCCCGGACCCCCTAAAAGATTGCGCAGTTCCCCGCGCCCCTTGATAGGGGGCGCCTCCCCCGGGGTGTCTCAGATGCGGTCCAGGACCTTTGTCAGCAGTGCGCCCATGCGGGTCGCGCTGTCACGGCCGGCCTGGAGGACCTCCTCGTGGTTGAGGGGTTCGCCGGTCATGCCGGCGGCCAGGTTGGTGACCAGGGAGATGCCGAGGACCTCCGCGCCCGCCTCGCGCGCGGCGATCGCCTCCAGGACCGTCGACATGCCGACCAGGTCCGCGCCGATCGTCCGCGCCATGCGGATCTCCGCCGGCGTCTCGTAGTGCGGGCCGGGGAACTGGGCGTAGACGCCCTCCTCCAGGCCGGGCTCGATCTCCTTGCACAGCGCGCGCAGCCGCGGCGAGTACAGGTCGGTGAGGTCGACGAAGTTCGCGCCCACGATCGGCGAGGTCGCGGTCAGGTTGATGTGGTCGCTGATCAGCACCGGCTGCCCGGGACGCATCGTCTCGCGCAGACCTCCGCAGCCGTTGGTCAGGACGACCGTCTTCGCACCGGCGGCGACGGCCGTGCGCACGCCGTGGGCGACCGAGGCGACCCCGTGACCCTCGTAGTAGTGGGTGCGGCCGAGGAAGACCAGGGCGTGCTTGCCGCCGACGCGGTACGAGCGCAGCCGGCCGCCGTGGCCCTCCACGGCCGGCGGGGCGAAGCCCGGCAGGTCCGTGACCAGCAGTTCGGCGTCGGGCTCGCCGAGGGCGTCCACGGCGGGGGCCCAGCCGGAGCCCATCACGAGGGCGACGTCGTGGGTCTCGGCACCCGTCAGTTCGCGCAGCCGCGCGCCGGCGGTGTCGGCGGCGGCGTAGGGGTCGCCCTGGCGGTCGTCCGGAAGAAGAGAAGCGTTCACGCGCAAGAGACTAGCCGCTTACCGCCTACGCGCGTAGATGACGGAGGTCACGGGAGTGCGATCGTTGTCGTGTCGTGCCCCAGGGGCCGGGCTCGCGCCCGCCGTCCCTGCCTTTACCGTCCTTGACAAGGGGCTTCGCCCCTTGGACCTCTTGGGTGCGTTGTCGGCTTGCGGCCGGTGGGGGCTTGTCGCGCAGTTCCCCGCGCCCCTTAAAAGCGGGGGGCGCCCCCGAGTTTTCAGGGGCGCGGGGAACTGCGCGAACAACCAGGACGTACCCGCACCCGCCGAACAACAGAAGCCCCCGAGTTGTCAGGCGCCCCTCGACAGCCATGACGCACCGCTCAGCACGGGCGCTTGCGCAGCTCCATCACGTAATCGTGCGGCGCGCCCGCCGACTCCGCCGCGTCGGCGAGCTCACCGAGATAGCGGGCGGACGGCAGTCCGCCCTCGTACGCGTTGAGGACGTACGCCCACGCGGACTCCTCCCCGTCCAGCGTGTGCACCCGCACCTTCAGGCGGCGGTATATGTCCATGCCGACGCCCTCCCACCCGTCCAGCGCGTCCTCGTCCATCGGGGCGATGTCGTACAGCGCGACGAAGACCTGGGAACCCGGCGCCTCCACGAGCGTCGCGAGGGCGCCCTCCCAGCTCATCTGCTCGCCGCCGAACGTGAGCCGCCAGTCGTTCAGCCAGCCCGTGGCGCGCAGCGGCGAGTGCGGGGCGCGGCGGGTCATCAGCCGCGCGTCGAGGTTGCCGGCGTACGCGGCGTAGAGCGACATGAGCGCAGCGTACGGCAGTCCCGGGCGCCCCACCCGGGCAGCGCCCGGGGTGCCGTACCGGCGCGGGTCCCGTCCGGACGCGCCCCGCCGTCGGCCCCGGCGGGAAGCATCTTGAAGCGTGCGGGACAATGGAGTACGTGACTCGGATCGTGATCATTGGTGGCGGACCCGGCGGATACGAAGCGGCGCTGGTGGCCGCGCAGCTCGGCGCGGAGGTGACCGTCGTCGACTGCGACGGCCTGGGCGGCGCGTCGGTGCTGACCGACTGCGTGCCCTCGAAGACCCTCATCGCCACCGCCGAGGTGATGACCACCTTCGACTCCTCCTACGAGGAGCTCGGCATCATCGTCGCCGACGACACCCCGCCCCTGGAGCAGGCCGCCCGCGTGGTCGGGGTCGACCTGGGCAAGGTCAACCGACGGGTCAAGCGGCTCGCGCTCGCCCAGTCGCACGACATCACCGCCTCCGTGACCCGGGCCGGCGCCCGGGTGGTGCGCGGGCGCGGCCGGCTGGAGGGCATGCAGGCCGTCGACGGCTCGCGCACGGTCGTCGTCCGGGCCGCCGACGGCAGCGAGGAGCGGCTCACCGCCGACGCCGTCCTCATCGCCACCGGCGGTCACCCGCGCGAGCTGCCCGACGCGCAGCCCGACGGCGAGCGCATCCTGAACTGGACCCAGGTCTACGACCTCGACGAGCTGCCCGAGGAGCTCATCGTGGTCGGCTCCGGCGTCACCGGTGCCGAGTTCGCCGGTGCCTACCAGGCGCTCGGCTCCAAGGTCACCCTGGTCTCCTCGCGCGACCGGGTGCTGCCCGGCGAGGACCCGGACGCCGCCGCCGTCCTGGAGGACGTCTTCCGGCGCCGCGGCATGAACGTCATGGCCCGCTCCCGTGCCCAGTCCGCCAAGCGGGTCGGCGACCGGGTCGAGGTCACGCTCGCCGACGGCCGGGTCATCACCGGTTCGCACTGTCTGATGGCGGTCGGCGCCATCCCGAACAGCGCGGGCATGGGCCTGGAGGAGGCCGGCGTCCAGCTGCGCGACTCCGGGCACATCCGCACCGACCGCGTCTCGCGCACGACGGCGCCGGGTGTGTACGCCGCCGGTGACGTCACCGGCGTCTTCGCGCTCGCCTCGGTGGCGGCGATGCAGGGCCGCATCGCGATGTACCACTTCCTCGGCGACGCCGTGGCCCCGCTCAACCTCAAGACCGTCTCGGCCAACGTCTTCACCGACCCCGAGATCGCCACCGTCGGCTACTCGCAGGCCGACGTCGACGCCGGGAAGATCGACGCCCGCGTCGTCAAGCTGCCGCTGCTGCGCAACCCGCGCGCCAAGATGCAGGGCATCCGGGACGGCTTCGTCAAGATCTTCTGCCGCCCGGGCACCGAGATCGTGGTCGGCGGTGTGGTCGTCGCACCGCGCGCCTCGGAACTGATCCACCCCATCTCGATCGCGGTCGACAACAACCTGACGGTCGAACAGATCGCGAACGCGTTCACCGTGTACCCGTCCCTGTCGGGTTCGATCGCCGAGGTCGCCCGCCAGCTCCACACCCGCAAGGCGACCGGAGAGACGACCGGCGGGGCGTGAGACCCCGCCGGGAAGCGCGTATACCACTTGTGACCCCCCTGTGCGAACAACTTCTGTTATTCGGCGCAAACTGCTGAAAGCAGGCGGTCGTTGGGGTTACTGTCAGTTTCGTGTTCGCTGCAGAACGTCGCCAATTGATCCTCGAAATGGTGCGCGCGAACGGGGCCGTGTCGCTCCGTGAGCTCGCCCGCGTCGTCCAGACCTCCGAAGTGACCGTACGGCGGGACGTGCGCGCGCTGGAGGCAGAAGGACTCCTCGACCGCCGGCACGGCGGTGCGGTACTGCCGGGCGGGTTCACGCGGGAGTCCGGCTTTCCGCAGAAATCCCATCTCGCGACCGCCGAGAAGACGGCCATCGCCGATCTCGCCGCGAGCCTCGTCGAAGAGGGCGAGGCGATCGTGGTCGGTGCGGGCACCACCACGCAGGAGCTGGCCCGTCGGCTCGCCCGGGTGCCGGGGCTGACGGTCGTCACCAACTCCCTGCTGGTGGCGCAGGCCCTCGCGCACGCCAACCGGGTGGAGGTCGTGATGACCGGCGGCACCCTGCGCGGCTCCAACTACGCGCTGGTCGGGTCGGGGGCGGAACAGTCCTTGCAGGGGCTGCGGGTCTCCCGGGCGTTCCTCTCCGGCGCCGGGCTCACCGCCGAGCGGGGGCTCTCCACGTCCAACATGCTCTCCGCGTCGGTCGACCGGGCGTTGGTGCAGGCGGCGGCGGAGGTGGTCGTCCTGGCGGACCACACGAAGCTGGGCACGGACACGATGTTCCAGACCGTGCCGACGGATCTGATCACCCGGCTCGTGACCGACGAGCCGCCCGCACACGACGACCGTGCGGGCGGGGAATTGCAGGCGCTGGCCGACCAGGGCGTGCAGATCGCGGTGGCCGGGGCGGGGGGTGGCGAGACGGGTCCCGCCGGGGGCCGGCAGGCGCGGCGGGACGTCGGCCTGCCGGGGCCGAGACGGCAGGGTCCGACGGCCCCGCAGCTCCGCAGCGCACCGGTCCTCGGCGACCCCCCGGGCGGCGACCGCCCGGCCCGAGTCGCCGACCTCCGCCGCCGCTGACGCCGCCGTGCGGCTCGTTTGAGGGGTAGGGGTGCGTGGGGGTGGGTTCCCGGCCGCGGGCGCGATGTTGCTGATCGCGCAGTTCCCCGCGCCCCTGAAAGAGGGGGCGTGCCCTGGGTTGTCGTGTGCGGGTGCGCTGTGGTTGCTCGCGCAGTTCCCCGCGCCCCTGGGTTGGCTGGGGTGACCCGGAGGGTGGGGGGCGCGGCCCCGAGCCCTCTCGGGGGTCCAGGGGGCGGAGCCCCTTGCGTCTTTCGGGGGTGCAGGGGGCGGAGCCCCCGCTGGGGTGGTGGGGCTGAGCCCCGCCTTTCATCCCACTCCACCCCCACCCCCCCCCGGGGTCAAAGGGGCGGAGCCCCTTGAGGATGGGACGGGCAGGGGCGGCGGGGGCGAGGAAAACGCCCCGCCACCCCCGGAGGGAACCGTCAGTCCTTGATCTCGCAGAGGGGCGCGCCCGACGTCACGCTCGCGCCCACCTCCGCACCGAGCCCCTTCACCGTGCCCGCCTTGTGGGCATTGATCGGCTGCTCCATCTTCATCGCCTCCAGGACGACGATCAGATCGCCCTCCTTGACCTCCTGGCCCTCCTCGACCGCGATCTTGACGATCGTCCCCTGCATGGGAGAGGCCAGCGTGTCGCCCGAGGCCACGGGACCCGACTTCTTCGCGGCCCGCCGCTTCGGCTTCGCGCCCGCCGCCAGCCCCGTCCGCGCCAGCGTCATCCCCAACGACGCCGGCAACGACACCTCCAGCCGCTTGCCGCCGACCTCGACGACCACCGTCTCGCGGCCCGACTCCTCGTCACCCTCCGCATCCGCGACCGCGGAGAACGGCTTGATCTCGTTGACGAACTCCGTCTCGATCCACCGCGTGTGCACGGTGAACGGATCGGCGGACCCGGTCAGCTCCGGCCCGAAGGCGGGGTCGCGGACCACCGCGCGGTGGAACGGGATGGCCGTGGCCATGCCCTCCACCTGGAACTCGTCCAGGGCACGGGCCGCCCGCTGCAACGCCTCCGCCCGCGTACGCCCCGTCACGATCAGCTTCGCCAGCAGCGAGTCCCACGCCGGACCGATGACCGACCCGGCCTCGACGCCCGCGTCCAGCCGGACACCCGGCCCCGACGGCGGGTCGAACCGCGTCACGGTCCCCGGCGCGGGCAGGAAGCCCCGGCCCGGGTCCTCGCCGTTGATGCGGAACTCGAAGGAGTGCCCGCGCAGCGGCGGGTCGTCGTAGCCGAGCTTCTCGCCGTCGGCGATGCGGAACATCTCGCGCACGAGGTCGATCCCGGAGACCTCCTCGGTCACCGGGTGCTCGACCTGGAGCCGCGTGTTGACCTCCAGGAAGGAGATCGTGCCGTCCGCCCCGACGAGGAACTCCACGGTGCCGGCGCCGACGTACCCGGCCTCCTTCAGGATGGCCTTGGAGGCGGAGTACAGCTGGTCCATCTGCTCCTTGGAGAGGAACGGCGCCGGGGCCTCCTCCACCAGCTTCTGGTGCCGGCGCTGCAGCGAGCAGTCACGCGTGGAGACGACGACCACGTTGCCGTGGGAGTCGGCCAGGCACTGCGTCTCCACGTGCCGGGGCTTGTCCAGGTACCGCTCGACGAAGCACTCGCCGCGCCCGAACGCGGCCACGGCCTCGCGCACCGCAGAGTCGTACAGCTCGGGCACCTCGTCCAGGGTGCGTGCCACCTTCAGACCGCGCCCGCCGCCGCCGAACGCGGCCTTGATCGCGATGGGCAGGCCGTGCTCCTCGGCGAAGGCCACGACCTCCTCCGCGCCGGACACCGGGTCCGGCGTGCCGGCCACCAGCGGGGCGCCGGCGCGCTGCGCGATGTGCCGGGCGGCGACCTTGTCGCCGAGGTCGCGGATGGCGTGCGGGGGCGGGCCGATCCAGATCAGGCCCGCGTCCAGGACCGCCTGGGCGAACTCCGCGTTCTCGGAGAGGAAGCCGTATCCGGGGTGAACGGCGTCCGCGCCGGAGTCCGCGGCGGCCTGGAGCACCTTGGCGATGTCCAGGTAGCTGGTGGCCGGGGTGTCCCCGCCCAGGGCGAACGCCTCGTCGGCGACGCGCACGTGCACCGCGTCCCGGTCCGGTTCCGCGTAGACCGCCACGCTGGCGATGCCGGCGTCGCGGCAGGCCCGGGCGACACGGACAGCGATTTCGCCACGGTTGGCGATCAACACCTTGCGCACGATGGCTCCCTCTCCTTGAAACAAGCCGAGTTTAGGGACTGCCGACACGACGTTTCGACCCGTGCCCATTGGTGAGCTTGCCCACACGGAGCGTGAGTCGGGGCTCACTCGACCGGCGAAACCCCTTGTCGCACCGGAGTACGCGGGGGCCCTCCCGGAAACCCTAGCCCTCCGGTGTGGTCAAGGTCTCTGTGCGGCCGTGCTGCGGCCGGTCGTGTTTCTTTGTGGAGTCCCTACTAATGGCCCAATGATTCTTTGCCCCTGCCGCACCCCTTGTCCCAACCCTTACCCGTGAGTAGCGTGCCCGATGTCCGGTACGTACTCGTGGTAACGCGGGGGAAGGCGGGGGTGGGGCGGAGTGCTGCGCAGACCGGTGGCGCTGGTGACGGCGGTCGTGCTCTTCTGCGAGGCGGTGGGCGTCGCGCTGCTCAACTGGACCCTGGGCACGCTCGTGGACCACCAGCACATGTCCCTCGCCGGCCTCGACCCGGACAAGATGTCCGCGTCGTCGAAGATCGGCGGCCTGGTCTTCGGCCTCTACTTCGTGCTGTGCGGCATCGCCGCGCTGGCGGTCTGCGTACGCAACCGCCCGTCCGCCGGGCTCGGCCGCGTACTGCTGATCAGCGCGGCCGTGGTGCACGCGGTGCTGGGCGCGTTCGCGGTGGGACTGATCGGGTGGCGGGCGTTCGCCTACCTGATGGTCGTCTTCGCGCTGATCGTGCTCACGCTGATGACGTACGACCGGGCGCAGGAGCAGCCGCGTCCCGCCGCGACGGACGCCCCGGGGCCCCCGGACCCCTCGGCGGGGCCGGCGGGACAGCCCGCCGACCCCGGACCCGTCAGCGCTCCTGGACCGGGGGCGCCCACAACTCCGTGATGCTCACGCCCAGTTCCGCCAGCAGCCGGCGGAGCAGCGGCAGACTGAGCCCGATGACGTTGCCGTGGTCGCCCTCGATGCCGTCGATGAACGGCGCCGAGCGGCCGTC
The DNA window shown above is from Streptomyces sp. NBC_00670 and carries:
- a CDS encoding gamma-glutamylcyclotransferase codes for the protein MSLYAAYAGNLDARLMTRRAPHSPLRATGWLNDWRLTFGGEQMSWEGALATLVEAPGSQVFVALYDIAPMDEDALDGWEGVGMDIYRRLKVRVHTLDGEESAWAYVLNAYEGGLPSARYLGELADAAESAGAPHDYVMELRKRPC
- a CDS encoding NAD(P)H-quinone dehydrogenase; this encodes MEYVTRIVIIGGGPGGYEAALVAAQLGAEVTVVDCDGLGGASVLTDCVPSKTLIATAEVMTTFDSSYEELGIIVADDTPPLEQAARVVGVDLGKVNRRVKRLALAQSHDITASVTRAGARVVRGRGRLEGMQAVDGSRTVVVRAADGSEERLTADAVLIATGGHPRELPDAQPDGERILNWTQVYDLDELPEELIVVGSGVTGAEFAGAYQALGSKVTLVSSRDRVLPGEDPDAAAVLEDVFRRRGMNVMARSRAQSAKRVGDRVEVTLADGRVITGSHCLMAVGAIPNSAGMGLEEAGVQLRDSGHIRTDRVSRTTAPGVYAAGDVTGVFALASVAAMQGRIAMYHFLGDAVAPLNLKTVSANVFTDPEIATVGYSQADVDAGKIDARVVKLPLLRNPRAKMQGIRDGFVKIFCRPGTEIVVGGVVVAPRASELIHPISIAVDNNLTVEQIANAFTVYPSLSGSIAEVARQLHTRKATGETTGGA
- a CDS encoding DeoR/GlpR family DNA-binding transcription regulator, with protein sequence MFAAERRQLILEMVRANGAVSLRELARVVQTSEVTVRRDVRALEAEGLLDRRHGGAVLPGGFTRESGFPQKSHLATAEKTAIADLAASLVEEGEAIVVGAGTTTQELARRLARVPGLTVVTNSLLVAQALAHANRVEVVMTGGTLRGSNYALVGSGAEQSLQGLRVSRAFLSGAGLTAERGLSTSNMLSASVDRALVQAAAEVVVLADHTKLGTDTMFQTVPTDLITRLVTDEPPAHDDRAGGELQALADQGVQIAVAGAGGGETGPAGGRQARRDVGLPGPRRQGPTAPQLRSAPVLGDPPGGDRPARVADLRRR
- a CDS encoding acetyl/propionyl/methylcrotonyl-CoA carboxylase subunit alpha, giving the protein MRKVLIANRGEIAVRVARACRDAGIASVAVYAEPDRDAVHVRVADEAFALGGDTPATSYLDIAKVLQAAADSGADAVHPGYGFLSENAEFAQAVLDAGLIWIGPPPHAIRDLGDKVAARHIAQRAGAPLVAGTPDPVSGAEEVVAFAEEHGLPIAIKAAFGGGGRGLKVARTLDEVPELYDSAVREAVAAFGRGECFVERYLDKPRHVETQCLADSHGNVVVVSTRDCSLQRRHQKLVEEAPAPFLSKEQMDQLYSASKAILKEAGYVGAGTVEFLVGADGTISFLEVNTRLQVEHPVTEEVSGIDLVREMFRIADGEKLGYDDPPLRGHSFEFRINGEDPGRGFLPAPGTVTRFDPPSGPGVRLDAGVEAGSVIGPAWDSLLAKLIVTGRTRAEALQRAARALDEFQVEGMATAIPFHRAVVRDPAFGPELTGSADPFTVHTRWIETEFVNEIKPFSAVADAEGDEESGRETVVVEVGGKRLEVSLPASLGMTLARTGLAAGAKPKRRAAKKSGPVASGDTLASPMQGTIVKIAVEEGQEVKEGDLIVVLEAMKMEQPINAHKAGTVKGLGAEVGASVTSGAPLCEIKD